GGCGGGAGCAGTCAGTGAATTATTTGATGTTCCTGCCAAGTACACGCAAGCGGTTGAAACAGTATTAGGAAGCCAGCTTCAGCAATTGGTTGTTGACCGGCAAGCTACTGCCAAAGCAATTATTAACTTCTTGATTAAGACTCGCGCTGGCCGGGTAACTATTTTGCCGCTTGATACGCTTAGCCACCGGCGACCATTAAACATTTGGCCACAACTAACTGGTCTCCCTGGCTTTTTGGGTCGAGCAACAGAACTTATTAAGTTTGATCAAAAGTTTCAGATTATTGCTGACCACTTACTAGGAACAACGGTTATTGCTGACAACCTTGATCATGCCACTGAGATTGCTCGTGCAGGTCGTCATATGGTACGGGTGGTAACTCTTGACGGTCAGTTGATCAATGCTAGTGGAGCGATGACTGGGGGAGCCACCCGTAGTCAACGAACAGGACTTTTAAGTCAAAAGCAAATGGCTAAGCAACTAGAAGAAGAGCTAAAAAAACAGGAACAGCTTGCAGCAAACTTAGAGCAAGAAATTACTAAACTACAACAAGCGCAAAAAGCGAACGAACAAGTAGTAGCTGATTATCAGCAACAAGTTCAGACTTTACAAGATAAGTTTCATGAGCAAGAAAGTAATTGCCAGTTGATCTCAAGTAAGCATGAGACGCTTACTAATCGGGTACAGATTTTAGAAACCCAAAATAAACAGCAAGACACTCAACATCAGGATTACGAATCACAAGTTCAACAAAATAATGAACAAGCTGATAAAGTAAACCAGAAATTGACGCAAGTTGTGGCAAAGATTAAGCAAATTCTTACCCAGATCGATGAATTACAGAATGATGCGTCGACTCAGGCACGACAATTAGCACAAATGCAACAAAAAATTGCAGTGGCCGAAGAACGACTTCAACAATATCAACGCCAAAGTCAAGAGTATAACCGGCAATGGCGAGAAGCTGAGGAGAGTTTAGAAAAGGTCACGGTTGCAATCGCTGAGTTAACGACTCAATCAGCTAGTCAATCAACAAGTGAAAAATCGACACAGACAGCCTTAAAAGATGCTAAAGAAGAGCAGGCAAAAGCTAAGGTGCAACTGGAAGATAATTCAGTTGCTCTTGAAGAACTTGAGCAAAAGCTGTCACAAGCCGAAGCACATTATAATCGTCTGCAAGAACTTCAGCGGGCAGCCCTTGATGATCGTAATAACTTAAATGAAGAGCGCGTGAAGTGTGAATCAATGGTTGAGCAAGCTCTTAATCGATTATCTGAGCAATATTCCATGACCATTGATGAAGCTCGTCAACAGATGAGTGACTTGGACGAAGAGATCTTAGCGACCCGGTTGAAGCTATTAAAGCGGGGATTGGATGATCTTGGTCAAGTTAATGTTGGAGCGATTGAAGAATATGAGCGTGTTCGTGAACGGTACGATTTCTTGAAGGGACAACAAGACGACTTGCTCGCCTCTCGAGCTCAGCTTAATCAGACGATGGGTGAGATGGATGCCCAAGTCAAGAAACGGTTTATTACAACCTTTAATCAGGTTTCACAAAAGTTTGATGAGACGTTCCAACAAATTTTCTCTGGTGGTCATGCTAAACTCGTCTTAACCGATCCCCATGACTTATTAACAACCGGAGTCGATATTATGGCCCAGCCACCGGGAAAGAAAAATCAACATCTTTCATTGTTATCCGGTGGGGAGCGAGCATTAACGGCGATTACCTTACTATTCGCTATTTTAAAAGTCCGCCCAGTTCCATTTGCAATTCTTGATGAACCAGAGGCAGCCTTGGATGAGGTCAATGTACAACGTTTTGCACACTACCTCAGCAAATTTGGTACTGAAGGTCCACAATTTATCGTCATTACCCACCGCAAGGGAACGATGATGGACGCTGATGTACTGTACGGGGTTACAATGCAAGAATCAGGAGTTTCAAAGATGGTATCAGTGGACGTTGTTGATACTTTACAAGAGAGTGACAATTAAATGGGATTATTTGATATTTTTCGCCGTCATAAGAAAAAAGAAGAGGAAAAAACGCCTGATAGTTCAAGCGCAGTTGTTCAATCTGAAACCGCGCATGAAGATGAAGCAGCAGATACGACGAGTGCGACACCAGCTTCTGCACCAATTCATCCGGAACCGGTAAATATTCCTCCTGCCGATAGCTATGAGGAAAAGATTAACCCGGATGGAACTCACGAAATACTTCATAACAGGGTTAAAGAAGAAAAAGAAGAGGATACTAGCGAGAAAAGTCACTCAGAAGAGGTAGCAGCCTCAAGTGTTTCTGAAGAAGAAGTACCGTCGTCTAGTACTCCGGAAGAAACTATTTCTGCAGAAGAACCGTCTTCTAATTCTGCTGAAACTGAAACAGCCGTCGAACCGACCGAACCCGTTGCAGAAGAAGAAAAAACAGTTGAAGAACCAGTAATGCCAACTAAAGAAGAAGTGGCAGAAGATTCCTCAGCTACTGAAGAATCAAATGAGACTGATAATTCTGAAGAAAATGATGGTGATGAGGAACAACAACCTTCTCCTGAACCAGAAGAGGATCAAGAATCTGAAACAGTTAAGAAATACGATCGCGGGCTTGAGAAGTCCCGGACAGGCTTCGGGGCACGGTTAAATAAGTTCTTGGCTAATTTCCGGCATGTTGATGAAGACTTCTTTGATGATCTTGAAGATATGTTAATTGAATCTGATGTCGGCTATGATATGGCAATGAAGCTCAGTGATGAATTGCGAGAAGAAGTAAAACTGCAAAACGCTAAGAGCAAGCAGGATGTTTCCAACGTCATTATTGAAAAAATGGTCGAACTTTACGATGAAGCTGGTCAAGACGAAAATCCTGACTTAACCATGGCAAAAGAAGGACCAACTGTTATTATGTTTGTCGGTGTTAATGGAGCCGGAAAGACAACAACAATTGGTAAGATGGCCGCCCTCTTTAAGAAGCAAGGTAAGAAAGTTCTTCTAGCGGCTGCTGATACGTTCCGGGCGGGGGCCACTGAGCAATTAGATGTATGGGCAAAACGTGATGGTGTTGACATCGTTACCGGACCAGAAAACGGTGATCCAGCGGCTGTCGTCTTTGATGCAGTAAAACGGGCAAAAGATGAAAACTATGATATCTTGTTCGTTGATACTGCTGGTCGGCTCCAAAACAAGGTTAACTTGATGAATGAGTTAGCTAAGATGAAACGCATTCTTACTCGTGAAATTCCAGATGCTCCTCATGAAGTATTGTTAGTCTTGGATGCAACAACTGGTCAAAACGCTCTTAATCAGGCTAAACTATTTAAGGAAAGTACCGATGTAACAGGGATTGTTTTAACAAAACTAGACGGAACTGCTCGTGGGGGAATTGTCCTTGCTATCCGTAATGAACTCCACTTACCGGTTAAGTATGTGGGGCTCGGTGAAAAGGTAGATGACCTCCAGAAGTTTGATGCTGGCGACTTTGTTTATGGCCTGTTCAAGGGATTAGTCGAAGTTGACTAGATGGAAATTGAAAAGAATTATCGGATAAATTCATTATTTGAGTTTTACCAACCCTTATTAACCAAAAAACAAAATGATTATTTAGAGCTTTATTACGGGGATGACTACTCATTGGGCGAAATTGCCGAGAATTTCCATGTTAGTCGTCAAGCCGTATATGATAATATAAAGCGCACAGAAAGCATATTAGAAGATTACGAGGCCAAATTGCATTTGTATGCTGAATTTCAAGTTCGTAATCAACAGGCGGATCGAATTCAACGATACGTCCGAGAAAACTATCCAGACGATGCAACGCTCAATCACTTAGTAAATCATCTGGAAAGCTTGGAGGAAGAATAAATGGCATTTGAAGGTTTAACAGATCGTCTGCAAAAGGCGATGGAAAAATTACGACGCAAGCCCAAAGTTACGGAAGCTGATCTTCGGGAAACGATGCGTGAGATTCGGCTCGCCCTTTTAGAGGCCGATGTTAACTTTAAAGTTGTAAAAGACTTTGTAAAGACCGTTCGGGAAAAAGCAGCCGGAGCGGAAGTACTGAAAGGGTTAAATCCAGCCCAACAAATCGTTAAAATTGTTAATGATGAATTGACAAAACTGATGGGGGAAGAAGCAGTTCCTCTTAACAAAGCACCGCACATTCCAACTGTTATCATGATGGTTGGTCTTCAAGGGGCAGGTAAGACGACCACTGCCGGTAAATTGGCATTACGATTAAAAAATGAAAATCATGCGCGGCCAATGTTTATTGCTGCCGACGTTTACCGTCCCGCCGCTATTACTCAGTTACAACAAGTTGCTGACCAGATCGATGTTCCTGTTTTTGAAAAGGGGACAGATGTTGACCCGGTGGAAATTGTTCGCGAAGGGATGGAAGTAGCCAAGAAAAATCATAATGATTATGTCATTATTGATACTGCTGGTCGGCTTCAGATTGATGAACAATTAATGGATGAGCTTGCAAACATTAAAGAACTAGTAAATCCAAATGAAATTTTGCTTGTTATTGATTCGATGACTGGTCAAAACGCAGTAAATACAGCTCAAGGCTTCGATGATAAGCTTGACATTACTGGGGTTGTTTTAACCAAGTTAGATGGTGATACCCGTGGTGGGGCCGCCATGTCAATCCGGGCAGTCACAGGTAAGCCGATTAAGTTTGTCGGTGAAGGGGAAAAGATGGAGGATCTTGATGTCTTTCACCCTGACCGAATGGCTTCACGGATTCTGGGTATGGGGGACATGATGACCCTAATTGAAAAAGCCCAGAAGAATTTTGATGAAGAGCAAGCTCAAGAAACAATGGATAAAATGCGTGAAAACACATTTGACTACAATGATTTCTTGGCACAAATGGATCAGGTTACCAAGATGGGACCATTGGAAAACATTATTAAGATGATGCCAGGGATGGCTAATAATCCTGCCTTGAAGAATCTTAATTTGGATCCTAAGCAATTTGCTCATATCCGGGCCATTGTTCTTTCAATGACGCCAGAAGAACGTGAAAACCCTGATCTAATGAATCCTAGTCGTCGTCGTCGTTTAGCAGCTGGTGCGGGACGGCCAATTGTTGAAGTTAACCGGATGATTAAGCAATTTAATCAAATGCGTAAGATGATGAAGCAGGTTACAAACGGTAATTTCAATGGAATGCAAAATATGTTTGGTGGACAAATGCCAGGTGGCAAGATGGGACAAATGGCAATGAACCGCATGGCGCGAAAAATGAAAAAAGACAAGCAAAAACGCATTAAAAAGCTTCGTAAATTACGAAAGAAAAAATAAATGTCTGTTAAAATTCGTTTAAAGCGCATGGGTTCAAAGAAGCGTCCATTCTACCGGATCGTTGTAGCTGACTCACGTGCCCCACGTGATGGTCGTTTTATTACTTCAGTAGGTACTTACAACCCATTGACTACTCCTAAGGAAGTCAAGTTTGATGAAGACGCTGTTATGGAATGGTTACAAAAGGGTGCTCAACCTTCAGATACTGTTCGTAACATGCTTCAAGCAGCTGGTGTTATGAAGAAGTACCACGAAGCAAAGTACGCTAAGAAGTAGATGGCTGAGACAGATATTGAGTCGTTAATTCGTAGTTTAGTTATTCCGCTATTGAAGCAGCCACAGGCATTGTCAATTACCCAAAAAGATGATGGACGTTACCATCGTTATATAATTGATGTTGCTCCCAATGATGTTGGCCGTCTAATTGGCCGACAGGGACACGTTGCCGCAGCATTGCGAACAATAGTCGAGGGTACTCAATCTCGGCGGGCTAACTCTAAGCGAGTCCGGTTATTAATTAATGACCATCGTCACTAAATGGAATATTATAATGTTGGTAAGATTGTAAATACTCATGGTGTTCGCGGAGAAGTGCGCGTATTAGCAACTACTGATTTTATTGATGAACGATTTGCCAAGGGAAATACCTTGTACCTACAACAATCAGGCGAGCCTTTACCATTGACGATTGAAAGTACGCGGCAACATAAGGGATTTGTTCTTGTTAAGTTTGTCGGCTACGATAATATTAATGGTGTTGAACAATTCCGTGATCATGAATTAATGGTCAGTGCTGATGATCAACAGCCATTAGACGATGGTCAATATTACTACCACCAGATTATTGGATTAGACGTTGAAACAACAGATGGTCGTCATCTGGGGAAAATTAAGGAAATTTTATCTCCTGGTGCGAATGATGTGTGGGTTGTTGAACGTCCAGAAAAAAAAGATTTATTATTACCAGTGATTGATGATGTTGTTAAAAACGTTGACCTTGATAAAAATCTTGTAA
The genomic region above belongs to Limosilactobacillus reuteri and contains:
- the ftsY gene encoding signal recognition particle-docking protein FtsY, whose translation is MGLFDIFRRHKKKEEEKTPDSSSAVVQSETAHEDEAADTTSATPASAPIHPEPVNIPPADSYEEKINPDGTHEILHNRVKEEKEEDTSEKSHSEEVAASSVSEEEVPSSSTPEETISAEEPSSNSAETETAVEPTEPVAEEEKTVEEPVMPTKEEVAEDSSATEESNETDNSEENDGDEEQQPSPEPEEDQESETVKKYDRGLEKSRTGFGARLNKFLANFRHVDEDFFDDLEDMLIESDVGYDMAMKLSDELREEVKLQNAKSKQDVSNVIIEKMVELYDEAGQDENPDLTMAKEGPTVIMFVGVNGAGKTTTIGKMAALFKKQGKKVLLAAADTFRAGATEQLDVWAKRDGVDIVTGPENGDPAAVVFDAVKRAKDENYDILFVDTAGRLQNKVNLMNELAKMKRILTREIPDAPHEVLLVLDATTGQNALNQAKLFKESTDVTGIVLTKLDGTARGGIVLAIRNELHLPVKYVGLGEKVDDLQKFDAGDFVYGLFKGLVEVD
- the rimM gene encoding ribosome maturation factor RimM (Essential for efficient processing of 16S rRNA), with amino-acid sequence MEYYNVGKIVNTHGVRGEVRVLATTDFIDERFAKGNTLYLQQSGEPLPLTIESTRQHKGFVLVKFVGYDNINGVEQFRDHELMVSADDQQPLDDGQYYYHQIIGLDVETTDGRHLGKIKEILSPGANDVWVVERPEKKDLLLPVIDDVVKNVDLDKNLVTVELMEGLE
- a CDS encoding putative DNA-binding protein, whose protein sequence is MEIEKNYRINSLFEFYQPLLTKKQNDYLELYYGDDYSLGEIAENFHVSRQAVYDNIKRTESILEDYEAKLHLYAEFQVRNQQADRIQRYVRENYPDDATLNHLVNHLESLEEE
- the smc gene encoding chromosome segregation protein SMC; this encodes MQLLSLTLDGFKSFAQKTTIKFEPGMTGIVGPNGSGKSNIIEAIQWVMGEQSAHHLRGDRMADVIFNGSSDRKPLNRALVSITLDNSDHYLASEFTELTITRKIYRNGDSEYLINDQSVRLKDITDLFIDSGLGRESFSIISQGRIEEIFNGKPIDRRGIIETVAGVAKYKKNKETAEKRLTTTMENLNRVNDIISELEKQIEPLEEQSAIAQDYLEQKKQFDVLDRTQTVRHYDEYYEKLTKLGAKLDQAEAMVRDYQGQAGRDQQQLDNLKQKRQQLNATKDRLQAIILNQTEAIAKYENQQSVSSVRREQRENEQRRLTTQQAELNARLKEVKANQQANDEQLAEQKALINGQQAEFETARKMSSSERIATLKQQVEDLRNQQVSLMQERTTIHNQQSFLSRNHEQAMSLQRQNVEELDATKNQLAEINQEYDRYQQEVAITKGSLQTVSEKLKAAQDHREKLNYGYQTKQRDWYAALGDVRSLKSRINAYQSMADEYSGYYRGVQEVLRQRQQFPGLAGAVSELFDVPAKYTQAVETVLGSQLQQLVVDRQATAKAIINFLIKTRAGRVTILPLDTLSHRRPLNIWPQLTGLPGFLGRATELIKFDQKFQIIADHLLGTTVIADNLDHATEIARAGRHMVRVVTLDGQLINASGAMTGGATRSQRTGLLSQKQMAKQLEEELKKQEQLAANLEQEITKLQQAQKANEQVVADYQQQVQTLQDKFHEQESNCQLISSKHETLTNRVQILETQNKQQDTQHQDYESQVQQNNEQADKVNQKLTQVVAKIKQILTQIDELQNDASTQARQLAQMQQKIAVAEERLQQYQRQSQEYNRQWREAEESLEKVTVAIAELTTQSASQSTSEKSTQTALKDAKEEQAKAKVQLEDNSVALEELEQKLSQAEAHYNRLQELQRAALDDRNNLNEERVKCESMVEQALNRLSEQYSMTIDEARQQMSDLDEEILATRLKLLKRGLDDLGQVNVGAIEEYERVRERYDFLKGQQDDLLASRAQLNQTMGEMDAQVKKRFITTFNQVSQKFDETFQQIFSGGHAKLVLTDPHDLLTTGVDIMAQPPGKKNQHLSLLSGGERALTAITLLFAILKVRPVPFAILDEPEAALDEVNVQRFAHYLSKFGTEGPQFIVITHRKGTMMDADVLYGVTMQESGVSKMVSVDVVDTLQESDN
- the rpsP gene encoding 30S ribosomal protein S16, with product MSVKIRLKRMGSKKRPFYRIVVADSRAPRDGRFITSVGTYNPLTTPKEVKFDEDAVMEWLQKGAQPSDTVRNMLQAAGVMKKYHEAKYAKK
- the ffh gene encoding signal recognition particle protein, which translates into the protein MAFEGLTDRLQKAMEKLRRKPKVTEADLRETMREIRLALLEADVNFKVVKDFVKTVREKAAGAEVLKGLNPAQQIVKIVNDELTKLMGEEAVPLNKAPHIPTVIMMVGLQGAGKTTTAGKLALRLKNENHARPMFIAADVYRPAAITQLQQVADQIDVPVFEKGTDVDPVEIVREGMEVAKKNHNDYVIIDTAGRLQIDEQLMDELANIKELVNPNEILLVIDSMTGQNAVNTAQGFDDKLDITGVVLTKLDGDTRGGAAMSIRAVTGKPIKFVGEGEKMEDLDVFHPDRMASRILGMGDMMTLIEKAQKNFDEEQAQETMDKMRENTFDYNDFLAQMDQVTKMGPLENIIKMMPGMANNPALKNLNLDPKQFAHIRAIVLSMTPEERENPDLMNPSRRRRLAAGAGRPIVEVNRMIKQFNQMRKMMKQVTNGNFNGMQNMFGGQMPGGKMGQMAMNRMARKMKKDKQKRIKKLRKLRKKK
- a CDS encoding KH domain-containing protein, encoding MAETDIESLIRSLVIPLLKQPQALSITQKDDGRYHRYIIDVAPNDVGRLIGRQGHVAAALRTIVEGTQSRRANSKRVRLLINDHRH